One region of gamma proteobacterium HIMB55 genomic DNA includes:
- a CDS encoding putative lipoprotein (DUF940) (PFAM: Bacterial putative lipoprotein (DUF940)) encodes MGLLKHPKRNHKCLVPLAVVSMSWLCSSALASDYGTTGLIDIPTARMQPDGTLTATAAFDGRHRQFALSYQIAPWLEGTFRYTGFDEFSYWDRNYEVKAQLWDENLFLPAVAFGIRDAVGTGVFGSEYLVATKGIGQLDVSLGVGWGRLAGNGDLTNPARLLSDRFDQRRTSQIFGVDGTGDRGNGGEVSFGDFFSGPEIGLFGGLQYVLPEYPLTVLVEYNPDRYAFDRRNGSSLPSSSISYGIKWTAFPGVEIAASHQHGDEVGLAIEFSLDSLSDPIRPTDRDFISSYYLPQNKLPPQIQKERWYSRLLYDVERSGLLLVEGTLSQDQQQAQLVVGNASLALWSDAIGDLTAMADLHLPPSVRTIFFVVEDGGHRTATIVVPRPSSSYKADAATHLSRIRVLSGRTLEDPQHRTSFVTGKLNTELNLKSRFQLFDPDDPARYQVYADLFAEYSLSSHWAIRASLALNLENNFDESLRQKSDSVLPKVRSDIVKYLNQGESGLEKLIVEGRNTYGRSIHYRAFAGVLEEMFSGVGGEVLYWPSKSRLAFGASIAYAKQRDFDRSLKHLDYDVMTGHLSAYWATPFYNYDVAVHVGRYLAKDTGATLEVRRTFRNGWQVGVWATLTDVPFEDFGEGSFDKGMYFQLPLDTIFGGATRSKLGTRIRPIQRDGGQRLEGYSGNIFWDLREARYDAFQIDERLLP; translated from the coding sequence TTGGGTTTACTTAAGCACCCTAAACGAAACCATAAATGTCTCGTGCCGCTCGCCGTAGTATCAATGTCTTGGCTGTGTAGTTCGGCGCTGGCCAGTGATTATGGCACGACCGGACTTATTGATATCCCCACTGCACGCATGCAGCCCGATGGCACACTGACCGCAACGGCAGCGTTTGATGGTCGTCATCGACAGTTCGCTTTGTCTTATCAGATAGCTCCGTGGCTTGAGGGAACATTTCGGTATACAGGATTTGATGAATTCTCCTACTGGGATCGCAACTATGAGGTCAAGGCGCAACTGTGGGATGAAAATCTATTTTTACCGGCAGTGGCGTTTGGAATTCGCGACGCTGTGGGAACTGGTGTTTTCGGGTCTGAATATCTGGTCGCAACGAAAGGGATAGGGCAATTAGACGTTAGTTTGGGTGTGGGATGGGGTAGGCTTGCAGGCAATGGCGACCTTACAAATCCTGCGCGCTTGCTTTCTGATCGATTTGACCAGCGACGAACCTCCCAGATTTTTGGTGTTGATGGCACTGGGGATAGAGGCAATGGTGGAGAGGTGTCGTTCGGTGACTTTTTCTCCGGACCTGAAATTGGACTGTTTGGGGGTTTACAGTACGTGCTCCCCGAGTATCCGTTAACTGTCCTTGTTGAGTATAATCCGGATCGCTACGCATTTGACCGCCGGAATGGAAGTTCGCTGCCCTCTTCGTCGATATCCTATGGCATTAAATGGACAGCATTTCCGGGTGTTGAGATTGCTGCATCACACCAGCATGGCGACGAGGTCGGGTTGGCGATCGAGTTTTCACTGGATTCATTATCAGACCCTATACGTCCAACTGATCGTGATTTCATATCGAGTTACTACCTACCACAAAATAAATTACCTCCACAGATTCAAAAGGAGCGCTGGTATTCACGGCTCTTATACGATGTTGAGAGAAGCGGTTTGTTACTGGTTGAGGGAACGCTTTCTCAGGACCAGCAACAAGCTCAATTGGTGGTAGGGAATGCATCCCTAGCTTTGTGGAGCGATGCGATTGGGGACTTAACAGCAATGGCTGATCTTCATCTGCCTCCATCTGTCAGAACTATCTTTTTTGTGGTGGAGGATGGGGGGCATCGTACCGCGACCATCGTTGTACCTCGACCCTCGAGTTCTTACAAGGCCGACGCCGCAACGCATTTGAGCCGTATAAGAGTACTGTCGGGAAGGACCCTCGAGGATCCACAGCACCGCACCAGTTTCGTGACGGGCAAACTCAATACGGAGCTAAACCTTAAGAGCCGCTTTCAACTATTTGATCCGGACGACCCCGCTCGCTATCAGGTATATGCAGACCTATTTGCGGAATACTCACTGAGCTCTCATTGGGCAATTCGTGCTTCGCTCGCACTCAACCTTGAAAACAATTTTGATGAGAGTTTGCGCCAGAAGTCTGATTCGGTATTGCCAAAAGTGCGATCTGACATTGTCAAATATCTCAATCAGGGGGAGAGCGGTTTAGAAAAACTGATTGTAGAGGGGCGGAATACCTATGGCCGCTCTATTCACTACCGTGCGTTTGCCGGTGTCTTGGAAGAAATGTTTTCGGGCGTTGGTGGAGAAGTTCTCTACTGGCCGTCAAAGTCTCGATTAGCCTTTGGTGCAAGCATTGCTTACGCGAAACAACGCGATTTTGATCGGAGTCTTAAACATCTTGATTACGATGTGATGACGGGTCACCTGAGCGCCTATTGGGCTACACCTTTTTACAATTACGATGTTGCAGTTCATGTAGGTCGGTACCTCGCTAAAGATACCGGTGCTACTTTGGAAGTGCGCCGTACCTTCAGGAATGGCTGGCAAGTAGGTGTGTGGGCGACGCTGACCGATGTTCCTTTCGAGGATTTTGGCGAAGGGTCCTTTGACAAGGGTATGTATTTTCAGCTCCCATTGGATACGATTTTCGGTGGCGCCACTCGTTCCAAGCTTGGTACACGGATACGTCCGATCCAACGAGATGGTGGTCAGAGGCTAGAGGGTTACTCTGGCAATATATTCTGGGATCTACGAGAAGCAAGATACGACGCATTTCAGATTGATGAGAGACTGCTTCCATGA
- a CDS encoding periplasmic protein involved in polysaccharide export (PFAM: SLBB-domain like (DUF1017); Polysaccharide biosynthesis/export protein; SLBB domain), which translates to MIRNLIKRVIQLCTFILTLFYAPALFAQALPAGVTPQMAQQLQNMSPAQQQALAKQFGIELPGSSYATSGAGDSSLGEVGQQLEQMGMSEEEYIEGELEEVAQEGAATQLLERYGVSLFDRDVSTFAPTDDALVPDEYRLGVGDQLVVQLFGKENATYTLAVGRDGSINFPKLGAITITGLTFEDARNLIDTRVSQQLIGVEAVMTLGRLRAIGVFMAGEVRVPGAYSVSALTTVTQALFQAGGVTDIGSLRNIQVRRAGKIVTTFDVYDLLMRGDPSGDIRLQSGDVLFVPTIKSVVEIRGEVRRPMGYELVGDETVADLIKMAGGFTKEAFAELAVLVRTSLEGGLPTAKSVNLLESKIASLSLRDGDILQVPTTGDTLANGVSVKGAVYRPGSFGWKPGMRVSDLIGNAERDLLPTADLTYSLIVRVKNELLDIEVSQFSLIDSLLQPGSDKDPLLNVRDQILVFAVPDLEEVAASEFARQTLLAPVLQKLRLQAREGEPTLAATISGAVKAPGQYPILEDYGVDDMVRAAGGLLESADLGTAELRRTVTSASGAIYYRYIDVNFDSSGEVTTDTQLQSRDIVTVREIPDWNREDTISVRGAVLFPGKYVISPGETISSVIERAGGLTDLAFPEGAIFNRVVIARREAERAQAFAADIRQTYASRLLTEETTSTGLQEVLLITEQLETFEGQGRLLIDLPAALSGAAESDYEVEDGDELIIPRSSDTVSVVGEVRQPATHIFRAGLSVEDYISLSAGVTPRSDESAIYIVRANGSVLTLDSSWWRFSEAGTQALRRGDSIVVPVDSQHKESLAQWREVTQIIYQGMVSVAALANL; encoded by the coding sequence GTGATACGTAATCTAATTAAGCGAGTCATCCAGCTCTGCACTTTTATTTTAACGCTGTTCTATGCTCCTGCTTTGTTTGCACAAGCATTGCCAGCGGGTGTCACCCCGCAAATGGCTCAGCAGCTTCAAAACATGTCGCCTGCTCAGCAGCAGGCTTTGGCTAAACAATTCGGTATCGAACTACCAGGTTCTTCTTATGCTACCTCAGGTGCCGGTGACTCTTCACTGGGTGAGGTTGGGCAGCAGCTTGAGCAAATGGGTATGAGCGAGGAGGAGTATATAGAGGGCGAGCTTGAGGAAGTTGCTCAGGAGGGCGCCGCAACGCAACTGTTGGAGCGCTACGGCGTATCACTTTTTGACAGAGATGTATCCACTTTCGCGCCAACAGACGATGCCTTGGTTCCTGATGAGTACCGATTGGGCGTTGGCGATCAGCTGGTCGTTCAGCTTTTTGGTAAAGAAAATGCGACCTATACACTGGCCGTAGGCCGAGACGGGAGTATTAACTTTCCGAAACTTGGTGCGATCACCATTACGGGACTGACTTTTGAAGACGCGAGAAATCTGATTGACACGCGCGTTAGTCAGCAGTTGATTGGTGTTGAGGCTGTGATGACTTTGGGGAGGTTGAGAGCTATTGGCGTCTTCATGGCGGGTGAAGTTCGCGTTCCTGGAGCTTACTCAGTTAGTGCCTTGACCACAGTGACGCAAGCGCTCTTTCAAGCTGGCGGCGTTACGGATATCGGTTCACTTCGAAATATTCAAGTGCGCAGGGCTGGCAAAATAGTTACGACTTTTGATGTCTATGATTTGCTTATGCGTGGTGATCCCTCTGGTGACATCCGACTGCAATCTGGCGATGTGTTGTTTGTGCCGACCATTAAATCTGTGGTTGAAATAAGAGGTGAGGTTAGGCGCCCCATGGGCTATGAGCTTGTGGGTGATGAGACCGTTGCGGACCTTATTAAGATGGCTGGTGGTTTTACAAAAGAGGCTTTTGCTGAGCTCGCTGTATTAGTCAGAACCTCTCTTGAAGGAGGCTTGCCGACCGCAAAATCCGTGAATTTGCTGGAATCAAAGATTGCGTCTCTCTCGTTGCGAGATGGAGATATTCTTCAGGTGCCAACAACAGGAGACACGCTCGCAAATGGTGTCAGTGTAAAGGGCGCGGTCTATCGGCCCGGCTCTTTCGGTTGGAAGCCCGGTATGCGCGTCTCGGATCTTATCGGTAATGCCGAGCGCGATTTGCTTCCGACAGCCGACCTAACGTACTCGCTAATTGTCAGAGTAAAAAACGAGCTTCTGGACATCGAGGTTTCGCAATTCAGCTTGATCGATTCATTGCTCCAACCAGGCTCAGACAAAGACCCACTTTTAAATGTGAGAGACCAGATTCTAGTTTTTGCTGTTCCTGACCTTGAAGAAGTTGCAGCAAGCGAATTTGCTAGGCAAACACTGCTGGCGCCTGTTTTACAGAAATTACGACTTCAAGCCAGAGAGGGTGAGCCCACGCTTGCTGCTACAATTTCTGGGGCGGTAAAGGCGCCAGGTCAATATCCAATTCTTGAAGATTATGGCGTGGACGATATGGTGCGCGCTGCAGGAGGGTTGCTCGAGTCAGCTGACTTAGGTACTGCCGAATTACGCCGCACCGTAACCAGCGCGAGCGGCGCGATATACTATAGATATATCGACGTGAATTTTGATAGTTCGGGCGAAGTGACAACCGATACCCAGCTCCAAAGCAGAGACATTGTTACAGTTCGGGAAATTCCCGACTGGAACAGAGAGGACACCATAAGCGTTCGCGGAGCGGTTTTGTTTCCGGGTAAGTATGTGATCTCGCCGGGGGAGACTATTTCTTCCGTCATTGAGCGTGCAGGTGGCCTCACTGATCTTGCCTTCCCCGAGGGGGCGATCTTTAACCGAGTCGTTATCGCACGCCGGGAGGCTGAAAGGGCGCAAGCGTTTGCAGCAGATATCCGGCAAACTTACGCGTCACGGCTTTTAACTGAAGAAACGACGTCCACGGGGCTTCAAGAAGTGCTTCTTATTACCGAACAACTTGAGACTTTCGAAGGGCAAGGTAGATTGCTTATTGACCTTCCTGCCGCGCTCTCCGGAGCTGCTGAATCTGACTATGAAGTAGAGGACGGAGATGAACTAATCATTCCCCGTTCTAGTGATACCGTCTCAGTGGTGGGTGAAGTACGGCAACCCGCTACACATATTTTTCGAGCTGGGCTTTCCGTGGAAGACTACATATCACTGAGTGCTGGAGTCACCCCAAGATCTGATGAGTCGGCTATTTACATTGTCCGGGCAAATGGATCGGTTTTGACTCTTGACTCTAGCTGGTGGCGTTTTTCAGAGGCCGGGACGCAAGCGCTTAGGCGTGGTGACTCCATTGTGGTACCAGTGGACTCGCAGCACAAAGAATCGCTTGCGCAATGGCGCGAGGTGACGCAGATTATCTACCAAGGTATGGTCTCTGTTGCTGCACTGGCCAACCTATAA
- a CDS encoding chain length determinant protein (PFAM: Chain length determinant protein): MMNDTQGGYSQAPIEDEIDLKELFMVLWSGKLLISAVTGLAAAMSLVVASSLPNIYSASALLAPAESSGGGLSGLMKQYGGLASLAGVSLPGGEEGSRAQLGMQLMKSRGFIGDFVERRDILPELMAVESWDAASGNVIFDAERYEAGAKTWLREVEPPKSAKPSAQEAHKAFLEVLGVSQDKQTGYVRVSIDHQSPIVAAQWVHWLVEDVNAAVKAQDVTEAKKSIEYLKQQVVNTSLADLQAMFFELIQSQTETVMLAEVRPEYVFKTIDPAVVPEEKSKPRRALIAVLGTVLGGMLGVVIVLIRHYAQSDSEV; this comes from the coding sequence ATGATGAATGATACGCAAGGTGGCTACAGCCAGGCACCAATAGAGGATGAAATAGACCTTAAAGAGTTGTTCATGGTCCTTTGGTCGGGAAAGTTGTTGATTTCAGCGGTGACTGGCCTTGCGGCAGCTATGTCTTTGGTCGTTGCTTCCTCACTCCCAAACATCTATTCGGCGAGCGCACTGCTAGCACCTGCCGAAAGCTCGGGCGGCGGTCTTTCTGGTCTCATGAAACAATATGGTGGCCTCGCGAGCTTGGCCGGTGTCTCGCTCCCTGGTGGTGAAGAAGGATCACGCGCACAGCTGGGCATGCAGCTCATGAAATCGCGCGGTTTTATTGGCGATTTTGTTGAGCGACGAGACATTCTTCCGGAGCTGATGGCCGTTGAGTCCTGGGACGCGGCGTCTGGCAATGTTATCTTCGATGCCGAGCGCTACGAAGCAGGGGCCAAAACATGGCTCCGCGAGGTTGAGCCTCCCAAATCCGCAAAGCCATCTGCACAGGAGGCCCACAAGGCATTTTTGGAGGTGCTTGGTGTTTCTCAAGATAAGCAAACGGGTTATGTGAGGGTATCGATTGATCATCAGTCTCCGATTGTTGCTGCGCAGTGGGTTCATTGGCTCGTTGAGGATGTGAATGCAGCGGTTAAGGCTCAAGATGTTACCGAAGCCAAGAAATCCATCGAGTATTTAAAACAGCAGGTGGTTAATACGTCACTGGCCGATCTTCAGGCCATGTTCTTTGAGCTAATCCAGTCTCAAACTGAGACTGTTATGCTGGCTGAGGTTCGCCCCGAGTACGTCTTTAAGACCATCGACCCCGCTGTTGTTCCCGAAGAAAAGAGTAAACCCAGGCGTGCACTGATCGCTGTCTTGGGCACTGTTTTGGGGGGCATGCTGGGTGTGGTTATCGTCCTTATACGGCACTACGCACAGTCTGATTCTGAAGTCTGA
- a CDS encoding MarR family regulator (PFAM: MarR family), with the protein MNDELGINRSSLNTGVRDELRLRVLRALEANPELSQRQLAAKLGVSLGGVNYALKALVERGFVKAGNFRKSGSKFAYLYMLTPQGVAEKASLTTAFLGRKLEEYDVLRQEIEVLKSEVCSAEATDSCKAVGCDEDPY; encoded by the coding sequence ATGAACGACGAGCTTGGAATTAACCGGTCATCTCTAAATACAGGAGTACGAGACGAGTTGCGGCTCCGTGTGCTTCGTGCCTTGGAGGCAAATCCCGAGCTGAGCCAGCGACAGTTAGCAGCTAAGCTCGGCGTATCTTTGGGTGGTGTTAACTACGCCCTGAAGGCGCTCGTCGAGCGTGGCTTTGTTAAGGCCGGCAACTTTCGAAAGTCAGGCAGCAAGTTTGCTTATTTATATATGTTAACCCCCCAGGGGGTTGCCGAAAAGGCATCGCTAACAACCGCGTTCTTGGGTCGAAAGCTTGAGGAATACGACGTGTTGAGGCAGGAAATTGAGGTTCTAAAGAGTGAGGTTTGTTCGGCGGAGGCGACCGATTCGTGCAAAGCGGTAGGTTGTGACGAGGATCCTTATTAA
- a CDS encoding nucleotide sugar dehydrogenase (PFAM: UDP-glucose/GDP-mannose dehydrogenase family, NAD binding domain; UDP-glucose/GDP-mannose dehydrogenase family, central domain~TIGRFAM: nucleotide sugar dehydrogenase): MSEKPKVTVVGSGYVGMSLAVLLAQHNDVIILDIDPVRVDQVNNKNSTVADTDIEIFLKERTLSLSATLDVDEAYSGSDFVVVATPTNYDPDTNQFDTGSVDVVVKEALAFASDALIVIKSTVPVGHTKSLQEFYRTERVIFSPEFLREGQALKDNLYPSRIIVGGTEEKGAGFARLLSDAAKKAEVETIFMPSTEAEAVKLFANTYLAMRVSFFNELDSYAMAAGLDTSLVIDGVCLDERIGVGYNNPSFGYGGYCLPKDTKQLLANYEQVPQNLIQAIVSSNSTRKDLIAEEILKKQPAVVGFYRLVMKEGSDNFRSSAIQGVMKRIKAKGIPIIVYEPELHQREFFGSQVVDDLSVFKQMSSLIVSNRFTDCLSDVADKCFTRDIYGNN; this comes from the coding sequence ATGTCTGAGAAACCAAAAGTAACGGTCGTTGGATCAGGTTATGTGGGTATGTCCCTAGCCGTGTTACTAGCGCAGCACAATGACGTCATAATCCTCGATATAGACCCTGTTCGCGTCGATCAGGTAAATAACAAGAATTCTACGGTTGCCGACACTGATATAGAGATTTTCTTAAAGGAGCGAACGTTGAGCTTGTCGGCGACGCTGGATGTTGATGAGGCGTACTCAGGTTCGGATTTCGTAGTTGTTGCTACACCTACCAACTACGACCCTGACACAAACCAGTTCGACACTGGGTCAGTTGATGTTGTTGTAAAAGAAGCGCTTGCATTTGCAAGTGACGCATTAATCGTTATTAAGTCGACGGTACCAGTGGGCCACACAAAATCACTTCAGGAATTTTACAGGACTGAGAGAGTTATTTTTTCACCTGAATTTCTTCGTGAGGGTCAAGCGCTCAAGGATAATCTCTACCCTTCCCGCATTATTGTGGGAGGGACTGAGGAAAAAGGGGCAGGGTTTGCGAGGCTTTTATCAGATGCGGCTAAGAAAGCTGAAGTTGAAACGATTTTTATGCCTTCTACCGAAGCCGAGGCAGTGAAGTTATTTGCGAATACGTATTTAGCAATGCGGGTTTCATTCTTCAATGAGCTAGATTCTTATGCGATGGCTGCTGGTCTGGATACTTCGCTCGTTATAGATGGTGTGTGTCTCGATGAAAGAATTGGTGTCGGGTATAACAATCCATCTTTTGGTTACGGGGGGTACTGTTTGCCCAAGGATACTAAGCAGCTACTAGCTAACTACGAGCAAGTTCCTCAAAATTTAATACAGGCCATTGTTTCGTCAAATTCCACACGAAAGGACTTGATTGCCGAGGAGATTTTGAAGAAACAGCCGGCTGTTGTTGGTTTTTATCGCTTAGTTATGAAGGAGGGTAGCGATAACTTTAGGTCTTCTGCTATTCAAGGTGTGATGAAGCGAATAAAAGCTAAGGGAATACCGATCATAGTATACGAGCCCGAACTGCACCAACGCGAATTTTTTGGTTCACAAGTTGTTGACGACCTCTCCGTATTTAAACAAATGAGTAGCCTTATTGTGTCAAACAGATTCACAGATTGCCTAAGTGATGTTGCCGATAAATGCTTTACTCGCGATATTTATGGAAATAATTAA
- a CDS encoding nucleotide sugar dehydrogenase (PFAM: UDP-glucose/GDP-mannose dehydrogenase family, NAD binding domain; UDP-glucose/GDP-mannose dehydrogenase family, central domain; UDP-glucose/GDP-mannose dehydrogenase family, UDP binding domain~TIGRFAM: nucleotide sugar dehydrogenase), with amino-acid sequence MAPNKKIAIVGLGYVGLPLAVEFGKVRDTIGFDIDPDRVSELRKGVDKTLELSQFDITSAIYLQYSCKVDDMGDCSVFIVTVPTPIDAVNRPDLSPLIHASEIVSKVLKRGDIVIFESTVFPGCTEEICVPILESGSNLKFNKDFFCGYSPERINPGDKVNTLTKIKKITSGSTPKVRIEVDELYKSIITAGTFSAESIKVAEAAKVIENTQRDLNIALVNELSVIFQRLDIDTIDVLEAAGSKWNFLPFRPGLVGGHCIGVDPYYLTHKAEQVGYIPQVILAGRRINDNMAPYLVKKFVQKMIGNGININNSTVGVLGVTFKENCPDIRNSKVFDVIRELQNWGLRVVLVDPWADSDQVRGVCGMSLGSVSKAMPVASIIVTVGHNEFRQLTPEVLREYCSGDSPVLADVKSIYERKALTDQGFSVFRL; translated from the coding sequence ATGGCGCCAAATAAAAAAATTGCAATTGTCGGGCTTGGCTACGTTGGGCTCCCATTAGCTGTTGAGTTTGGAAAGGTTAGAGATACCATCGGCTTTGATATTGACCCTGACCGGGTGTCAGAGTTGAGAAAAGGCGTAGACAAGACGCTCGAGCTCTCACAATTCGACATTACATCCGCCATATATTTGCAATATAGCTGCAAGGTTGATGATATGGGGGACTGTAGTGTTTTTATTGTCACGGTCCCGACCCCTATTGATGCTGTTAATAGACCCGATCTTTCCCCGCTAATTCATGCGAGTGAGATAGTTTCTAAAGTCCTGAAGCGAGGAGATATTGTAATCTTTGAATCCACGGTGTTTCCGGGTTGTACCGAAGAAATATGTGTGCCCATTTTAGAAAGTGGCTCTAACTTGAAATTTAATAAAGACTTTTTTTGTGGGTACAGCCCTGAGCGTATAAATCCAGGTGACAAAGTTAATACGTTGACGAAAATAAAAAAAATTACTAGTGGTTCGACCCCCAAAGTTCGCATTGAGGTGGATGAACTTTACAAAAGCATAATAACTGCAGGAACTTTTTCTGCGGAGAGTATAAAAGTGGCGGAGGCCGCTAAGGTTATTGAAAATACGCAGCGTGATCTTAATATCGCTTTAGTTAATGAACTGTCGGTTATTTTTCAACGATTAGATATCGATACCATTGATGTTCTTGAGGCGGCTGGTAGTAAGTGGAATTTCTTGCCTTTTCGACCTGGATTGGTTGGCGGGCATTGTATTGGCGTAGATCCTTATTATCTAACTCATAAGGCCGAGCAAGTCGGTTATATCCCTCAGGTAATATTGGCCGGTCGCAGAATAAACGACAATATGGCGCCCTATTTGGTTAAAAAGTTTGTTCAGAAAATGATAGGAAATGGTATCAACATCAACAACAGCACAGTTGGAGTGTTGGGAGTTACTTTTAAAGAAAACTGTCCCGATATTCGGAATAGTAAGGTATTCGATGTTATACGCGAGCTTCAAAACTGGGGTTTGAGGGTTGTGTTGGTTGACCCATGGGCTGATTCCGATCAAGTTAGGGGGGTGTGCGGAATGTCGCTTGGTAGTGTGAGTAAGGCTATGCCTGTCGCTTCAATAATTGTGACTGTAGGGCATAACGAATTTCGCCAATTAACCCCCGAGGTTTTACGAGAGTATTGTTCAGGCGATTCCCCTGTTCTTGCAGATGTCAAATCAATATATGAAAGAAAAGCTCTTACCGACCAAGGTTTCTCAGTTTTTCGTTTATAG
- a CDS encoding putative dehydrogenase (PFAM: Oxidoreductase family, NAD-binding Rossmann fold), producing the protein MKEKLLPTKVSQFFVYRADVYNNMKKNIAVVGCGYWGQNLVRNFSELGALRAISDPAIATAQRLSKKYKVASASFVEILNDSGVEGVVLATPARLHASMAIKALEAGKHVYVEKPIAMNQSEASEMILAAKEFGGQLMVGHLLQYHPVFVRVRELVAGEEIGALQYVYSNRLSLGKVRSEEDVIWSFAPHDISMILSLVPGSIKRVHAETNCVLRSGIADNATIHLQFESGLRGHVTVSWLHPFKEQKLVIIGDRGMVVFDDTQPWERKLAKYAHTISCDGDHTEIEKADIAYIEVPYAEPLKEECSYFLRLIEGEAPPLTDGIEGAAVLAVLNASSSK; encoded by the coding sequence ATGAAAGAAAAGCTCTTACCGACCAAGGTTTCTCAGTTTTTCGTTTATAGGGCGGATGTATACAACAATATGAAGAAAAATATTGCGGTAGTTGGTTGTGGTTATTGGGGGCAGAATCTTGTACGTAATTTCTCGGAACTAGGGGCCCTTCGAGCGATAAGTGACCCTGCCATTGCCACCGCGCAAAGATTATCCAAGAAATACAAGGTGGCGAGCGCATCATTTGTTGAGATTCTAAACGATTCTGGTGTTGAAGGTGTGGTGCTTGCTACGCCTGCTCGTTTACACGCGTCGATGGCGATTAAAGCACTGGAAGCCGGTAAACATGTTTATGTAGAGAAGCCAATTGCGATGAATCAATCCGAGGCGTCAGAGATGATTTTGGCGGCAAAGGAGTTTGGTGGACAACTGATGGTTGGGCACCTTTTGCAGTATCACCCGGTTTTCGTACGGGTACGAGAGCTAGTAGCGGGGGAAGAGATTGGCGCCCTTCAGTACGTTTACTCTAATCGGCTAAGTTTGGGGAAAGTCCGCTCCGAGGAGGACGTTATTTGGAGTTTCGCGCCCCATGATATTTCAATGATACTTAGCTTAGTGCCTGGATCGATAAAGCGTGTTCACGCTGAAACCAATTGCGTTCTTCGCTCAGGTATAGCCGACAATGCTACCATCCACCTTCAATTTGAATCGGGATTGAGGGGGCATGTTACTGTTTCATGGTTACATCCTTTCAAAGAGCAGAAGCTGGTCATAATTGGCGATCGTGGGATGGTAGTGTTTGACGATACCCAGCCGTGGGAGCGCAAGTTAGCGAAATATGCGCATACCATTTCATGCGATGGAGATCACACTGAGATTGAAAAGGCTGACATTGCATACATAGAGGTACCCTACGCCGAGCCGCTGAAAGAGGAATGCTCATATTTTTTGAGGCTCATCGAGGGTGAAGCACCTCCGTTAACCGACGGAATTGAGGGCGCCGCTGTGCTGGCAGTCCTTAACGCGTCTTCCAGTAAGTGA